The genomic region ATCATAGCAAAATTGCCAAGGCCATCGGTGCTGGAGTTCTGCTGCCCCTCCACTTGGCTGACACTCTGTTGGTGGCCGTCCCCAAGTGGTTTTCCTCTGGTGCCATTGTGACTCTGGAGatgttttttcaaatgatCCTTGCGATAAAAGGCCTTCCCGCACTCCGtacaaatttgatttttactcCCGGAGTGAATGATCATGTGTCGGGCTAAGTGTTCGTTTCTTTTGAAGGCCTTGCAACACATTGAGCACTGGTAGGGCCTGTCCTTGTTGTGGCCCTGTTTGTGGCGATCTAGATGCTCCTTTCGTTTGAGGCTGACACCGCATATGTCGCAGATGTGCGGACGTTGACGATGCTCCTCGAGGTGCTCGTGGAGACTCTCTCGGTCTTGGAAACGGTATGCACACTCTGGACAGTGATAGATTAGCATTCCTACattcaaagagaaaaattacttaGGAGTTTCGCAATTTCATGGATTAATTGCTACGAGGACCTGCAGCACAAgacttaataaatattttcaattttcgcgAAGCTATCATGCAAAAGTAATATTTACCATTGATATGTCGAGGTTCAACATCGTATTCGACTTTAGTCCTGGCCTGATGACAGCTGTGAGAACTCTCACTGCTCTCTTCGTACTTGGGTGCATAAGGCCCTCCGATATTATTGGAGCACCTCGCCAGGTATTCAGACGTCAATCTGAAGTCGATTCGCAGTGGATCAGTCATCGTGGCAGCGTCGACCTTCTGAATTGTTTGTGTACCAGATGATGTGTGGGAATGACGTTTATGTGTCTCCTTATTGTCACAATTATTTTCGTTACGATTTTCATCGGTTTGCGGTGGGTGCAGAGCGTATGGGTAAGCATTCGGATCAGCTGGTCGTGGGTGATGGTGAGTGTGATGGATTTCTGGAGGATATTTAGAATTTCTGGGCTCGTATGCCATGTCTCTTCAACGAGGTGCAGGTGGTTTAGACTCTTTTGGGGGATGAAACGTCAATTTCAGGGGCCCCAAGCTCACCCAGCCAATGTTTTACCCTCAGCATTTGAACGATTTTATGCAGGAATTTTCGGCGATTTTCTTCACTCCTGGAAGTCAACGTGAGAAAATGTGTGGAGACAAATGTTTAAGTTTGATTTTCTTTCATGTAGAGAAAACAGAATTGGAAATTCACAGATTttcaatttagaaaaaaaacaatgtttaAAAAACGGAACCAGTTCATCTCCATATCACGATTTTCATGAACAAACAACATAAAAATCCTGACTTTGCaaaaaatgtatattttttgATAAGTCAAAGCTTCAGAAAAAACAGAATTCACGAACCTGAATCTGTAATTTTGTGTCGTATCATTGAGAATTCCCTCGCATTGGattttatttctaaaaaaatcgagaccACTGAACAAATGATAGATTTCATTCCTTCtcatgtaaaaaaatcatcttgaTATTATCTATTCCCATGCCCAAACATAAAATCTTCCACTTCAAGATCCAACGATTGGGAAATCTCCCAAAATCTCCCTTGAACCCGCAGaccaccgaaaaaaaaacaatgaaaaaccagACATTTTCTAATTTGTTTTAGACACCCCAAAAGCTAGTCGTAAATTGTATTGAGCAGGTCAGGTAAGGTGAGCCATCGACTGGCGAAGTAGCTGAAAATTTCAGTCCAATTCACCGGGCAAAACTCCTCTCCCTTTCCATGAACGTCACGATACCTCGAAATCCCCTAAATTAGTCAATAAACCCAAAATCTGAGAAGTAACTTACGGTTGGTATTTTGCTGATGCCTCAACTGCGTGTttatcagatcgtttttccaTAAACTTTATTTGTTTGTACAGTGACAGCCATCTTTGAAAATCAGCTGGTTGGTTAGTGAATGCATCGGTGTTGCCGCTGGTGTCTCCAAAATACGCAAAACCCACCGCAGTCGCTCGGATCGCGGGCATTGCACCGGCACGCGCCAATCATGGTGAGTGTTTTGATCTCGGAAAAAGCCATCAGCAACGGACAATAATTGTGACTGAGAATGGACAAGACCATTCGTTATGAACGCGAAAATATTAACGAGTGTTGTGACGATGTGCCCACCTGCAGTCAAGATATAAACATCGGCATTGAACGAAAACGATCGAGACCTGGAAGAAGATGCCCTTCGCCGGATGTTTTGGCTCAGCTGCAGGCGTCGGTgagtttttctttgtttttacATTCGTagtttattgaaatattcaaaaatatcaggacAATCCTGATGAGATTCAATTGGTGCTAAACGAAGTGAGGAATGGCCGGATCACACAAGCAGTGGAGTTCATCTTCTCCCTGCGTCCATTTCTCAAAGATCGAGGGAAAATTCTTATCGACTCGATGGAGAGGGATTTAGCggattttcgaaaattagTCGACGAAACTGTGGATTACAGAGTTGGTATTGTTCATTCAGGGATATGTTAGGGTGTTTTATCAGATTGTCCATACGTAATGGTCGCCCAAACGTAGTCGCAATGCGGATGCAAAAACTAGATTCTTGAACCATCTTCAGGTACAAGATGAAGGTGATGTCATGCATTTTAGTCAGAATGCCATGAACGAAAAATTGCACCATCTGACGATGCAGATGAAGGAGAGAACCCTTAgtataatggaaaaattgcacaAAATATCCCCCAAGTTCGATTGGAAAAACGATGGCAAGGACATGCTCAAGTTATcgacattaattaatattgtaCGTATATACATTTAATTATTCCCAGGAAAAGGGCGTGAGCTTGTAACGAAGGGAGTTCAATAGAAATTgccaaattctatttttttttgccaaggGAAGGCATATTCTATCGTCGTTGTCCTCTAGTATTTTTTGTCCACCGGCAGTCGTAGCCGGATCTAGGATTCAGTTGGAGGGAAATTTGAATTAGaaacaaattcaattcaaGAAAAACACCCACtgcaattttaaaaaatcttgaaagaaattaatttataagaCGGGGAAATTATTTAGTCTTCTGAACTTAATTTACTTCTACGGAATTGGAATCATGTACCAATCGTTCTCAGccccaaaatttttctttcaagaaagagaaaaatactgGCGAATTAGGTCCAAAAGAAAGTGTCGACTCGACTAAGAATTTAATCCACCAAATATTCATTCGCAATCAATGGTTGAAACGGGAATTGCACCGGCTGCAGGAGGAGAATAACGACCTTAGAATATACTTCAAGAAATCTAAGGACCTTGCGGCGGAGAGGCGAGTGGAGCAAATACAAGTTCCTCGTATGCTCGCCGAACAGCAGGAGATGCTGGAGAAACGTCTCGACAAATTGAAGGcgatttatcacaaaaatgctgaaaaaattcatgcaCTACATGTGAATTATGAGGAGCACATCCATACATAGGAAAATTTTATGTCATAGTAAAATCATCAACAAAATTGGGCAGTAGTTGCGTCATCAGTACTTATCGTTAATATTATACATTCGTAAGGAATTAATCAATTCCTCTTGTTCAGAGGCGACTATCATATCTACAAAaaatgcatcagtttcttatgagtattttttttcatgaatttttcgctGCGCTGGAGCCTGCGATCTCACTGCCATGATGACTGGACGCCTTGGACTTGCGCTCCGGGTCCATACAAATCGATATAAATtcctcagatatttttttatcgagtcCTGTGTAGGTGCGTGCCAAATCACCAACATTTTCATCCTCGTCGATCGAAGTCATCTGCTTCGTCGACTGATTTTTTCCTTCCCGGGTACGTCGCTGATCCATCGATGCCTCTTCGTGCTCCAGCGGTGGATAACGAGTTCTCCGCGAGCGATACTAGAAAATTAGATAATGAGAGTCATAATTTACCGGAAATTTCAGCCACAAATTTTTAACACTGGAGCATAAAAACAGAGTCAATTTACCATTTGCATTGGTGGTCGGCCTGGGGATGCCATCAAATGGGGAATGATTGGCACTGGACCGTATGTGGGTATATAATGAGCAGGATATTTTCCATGCGGACCCCCATAAGGTGCcttcaggagaaaaaaatatcattccaTTTCTTCTCATGCAGATAATATAAATCTGGTGAATTCCGAGTTGACTAAAGAATTCTCCACGTTAGTGGGGACTTTAACAACAAATGTTTAATGGAAAATAGTTTGAAAAAGTTAATCTTCATCATGCTGTGCAAAAATTGATTCTTTAAAAACGTAAAACATCatcaaaattaaatgtaaTTAGCGAAAAATCTAAGAGATTTTtccagataaatatttttcatcgaatatttTGATCTGAAAGCCacgtaaaaatgtttttttcttggaAAA from Diachasmimorpha longicaudata isolate KC_UGA_2023 chromosome 1, iyDiaLong2, whole genome shotgun sequence harbors:
- the LOC135165591 gene encoding zinc finger protein 436-like, with the protein product MAYEPRNSKYPPEIHHTHHHPRPADPNAYPYALHPPQTDENRNENNCDNKETHKRHSHTSSGTQTIQKVDAATMTDPLRIDFRLTSEYLARCSNNIGGPYAPKYEESSESSHSCHQARTKVEYDVEPRHINGMLIYHCPECAYRFQDRESLHEHLEEHRQRPHICDICGVSLKRKEHLDRHKQGHNKDRPYQCSMCCKAFKRNEHLARHMIIHSGSKNQICTECGKAFYRKDHLKKHLQSHNGTRGKPLGDGHQQSVSQVEGQQNSSTDGLGNFAMMMRQAGPPPFSILRT
- the LOC135165602 gene encoding uncharacterized protein LOC135165602; this encodes MDKTIRYERENINECCDDVPTCSQDINIGIERKRSRPGRRCPSPDVLAQLQASDNPDEIQLVLNEVRNGRITQAVEFIFSLRPFLKDRGKILIDSMERDLADFRKLVDETVDYRVQDEGDVMHFSQNAMNEKLHHLTMQMKERTLSIMEKLHKISPKFDWKNDGKDMLKLSTLINIKEKNTGELGPKESVDSTKNLIHQIFIRNQWLKRELHRLQEENNDLRIYFKKSKDLAAERRVEQIQVPRMLAEQQEMLEKRLDKLKAIYHKNAEKIHALHVNYEEHIHT